In Turicibacter sanguinis, a genomic segment contains:
- a CDS encoding ABC transporter permease → MDTRSLPMPGKVYLNLPTLFENGFYVHILASLYRIFVGLLISFTIGSLVGLLMGYSKRCNKLLNPLVYFVYPVPKTALLPVVMTLYGLGDNSKIVIIVLITVFQVIVSVRDAVLNVEGELYNPLISLGANRWQLFLHVTFPAILSEVLTNIRLSIGTAFSVLFFAEAYGTKQGLGYFIQDSWSRINYIDMYSGIVVLSLVGLILFILIDYLESICCRYKRN, encoded by the coding sequence ATGGATACTCGAAGCTTACCGATGCCAGGTAAAGTTTATTTGAATTTACCAACCCTTTTTGAAAATGGATTTTATGTTCATATCCTTGCGAGTCTGTATCGCATTTTTGTCGGACTCTTAATCTCTTTTACTATTGGCTCACTTGTTGGACTTTTGATGGGATATTCTAAGCGATGTAATAAATTATTAAACCCACTCGTCTATTTTGTTTATCCTGTCCCCAAAACGGCTTTATTGCCTGTGGTAATGACATTATATGGACTTGGGGATAACTCTAAAATCGTGATTATCGTGTTAATTACCGTATTTCAGGTCATCGTATCGGTACGCGACGCTGTTTTAAATGTAGAGGGTGAACTTTATAATCCACTCATCAGTCTTGGAGCGAATCGTTGGCAGCTATTTTTACATGTTACATTCCCGGCTATTTTATCAGAGGTGTTAACGAATATTCGTCTATCAATTGGGACGGCTTTTTCTGTATTATTTTTTGCAGAAGCCTACGGAACAAAGCAAGGATTAGGTTACTTTATTCAAGATTCATGGTCGCGTATCAACTATATAGACATGTATTCAGGAATTGTCGTGTTAAGTTTAGTTGGTCTAATATTGTTCATCTTAATTGATTATTTAGAAAGTATTTGCTGTCGCTATAAACGAAATTAA
- a CDS encoding ABC transporter ATP-binding protein → MIQVNHLSVSYKSKNKEVKALENINFTADSHDICAIIGPSGCGKSTLLNVLSGIIKEYEGQVLLNGEELNPHLHKIGFIPQNFGLLPWKTVEENCLLSFKIKREKVTNETLNKMNEMMKTLNIDALNKRYPSELSGGQKQRVSMVRSFLMQPDLLLMDEAFSALDAIIKEDAQELFLKIWQENQINTFFVTHSIDEALYMGKKIIIMSNTPGQITEIIENPLFNNNHFRQHPEYLTLYDHMKKLIKKGWAN, encoded by the coding sequence ATGATACAGGTAAATCACTTATCTGTTTCCTATAAAAGCAAAAATAAAGAGGTTAAGGCATTAGAAAATATTAATTTCACAGCAGATAGTCATGATATCTGTGCCATTATTGGACCATCTGGGTGTGGGAAGTCAACACTTCTAAATGTCTTATCTGGAATAATCAAAGAGTATGAGGGTCAAGTTCTTCTAAACGGGGAGGAGCTTAACCCTCATCTTCATAAGATAGGATTTATTCCTCAAAATTTTGGGCTTTTACCGTGGAAAACAGTCGAAGAAAATTGTTTATTATCTTTTAAAATTAAACGCGAAAAAGTAACAAATGAAACATTGAATAAAATGAATGAGATGATGAAGACATTAAATATTGATGCTCTTAACAAAAGATATCCAAGTGAACTCTCGGGGGGACAAAAGCAACGTGTCTCAATGGTACGCAGTTTCCTAATGCAGCCTGACTTACTCTTAATGGATGAAGCTTTTTCAGCACTAGATGCCATTATCAAAGAAGATGCACAGGAACTATTCTTAAAAATTTGGCAAGAAAATCAGATTAACACCTTCTTCGTCACACATAGTATCGATGAAGCATTATATATGGGAAAAAAAATTATCATCATGTCGAATACTCCAGGACAAATTACAGAAATAATTGAAAATCCACTTTTCAACAACAATCATTTCAGACAACACCCTGAATATTTAACATTATACGATCATATGAAAAAATTAATTAAAAAGGGGTGGGCGAATTGA
- a CDS encoding ABC transporter substrate-binding protein yields MKIKKFSLMAVALMATTMLAACGDQKEEQVTPTPEGSETTETTELTKLSFGVMSSIDVVPLIIAQDQGYFTEEGIDLDLQVFAAAKDRDAALQAGELDGVLCDEVAISIYQNSDINMQITGTTNGSWTLVATPESGISTLADLKGKSMAISENTMIDYLSDYLAISNGMTVADIEKIAIPAMPARLEALQNNQVDAAILPTPFNDTAIANGAKEVDKIYNEDIMISVTAFLQEVIDENKEAVQGFYKAYNKAIDYINNTDIAEFEDVIINAANYSDEMRGNIILPEYLHNYLPAEENVQKVLDWSKDKGLLTKDIKAADVINNIAMQ; encoded by the coding sequence ATGAAGATTAAGAAATTTTCACTAATGGCAGTAGCTTTGATGGCCACAACAATGTTAGCTGCATGTGGTGATCAAAAAGAGGAGCAAGTAACACCAACTCCTGAAGGATCAGAAACGACTGAGACAACAGAATTAACTAAATTAAGCTTTGGAGTCATGAGTTCGATTGATGTTGTTCCATTAATCATCGCACAAGATCAAGGTTATTTCACTGAAGAGGGGATTGATCTTGATTTACAAGTATTCGCAGCAGCAAAAGATCGCGATGCGGCTTTACAAGCAGGGGAATTAGACGGAGTTTTATGCGATGAAGTTGCGATTTCAATTTATCAAAATTCTGATATTAACATGCAAATCACAGGGACGACAAATGGTTCTTGGACATTAGTAGCAACACCTGAATCAGGAATTTCTACGCTAGCTGATTTAAAAGGAAAATCGATGGCGATTTCAGAAAATACAATGATTGATTATTTATCAGATTATTTAGCGATTAGTAACGGAATGACAGTAGCTGATATTGAAAAAATTGCAATTCCTGCTATGCCAGCTCGTTTAGAAGCATTACAAAACAACCAAGTGGATGCAGCTATTTTACCAACACCATTTAATGATACGGCTATTGCAAATGGAGCAAAAGAAGTAGATAAAATCTACAATGAAGATATCATGATTTCAGTGACAGCTTTCTTACAAGAAGTAATTGATGAAAATAAAGAAGCTGTTCAAGGATTCTACAAGGCGTATAATAAAGCAATCGATTATATTAACAACACAGATATCGCTGAATTTGAAGATGTAATCATCAATGCAGCAAATTATTCAGATGAAATGCGTGGAAATATCATTTTACCTGAGTACTTACACAACTACTTACCAGCTGAAGAAAATGTCCAAAAAGTATTAGACTGGTCAAAAGATAAGGGTTTATTAACTAAAGACATTAAAGCAGCTGATGTAATCAACAACATCGCGATGCAATAA
- a CDS encoding UbiX family flavin prenyltransferase, translated as MKKIVVGITGASGSIYAKRLIEELASKGYLVHVIATDKGKQVFKYELSLDLKQWIRELNQPTVKLEDNQNLFAGVASGSHGFDAVIVMPCSMGTLAEISHGLSRNLLCRAADVALKEGRKLIIVPRETPFNTIHLENMCHLSKVGATIIPAMPGFYHHPQTLEDLVNFVVGKVLSYLNINHNLFKKWEDTNYED; from the coding sequence ATGAAAAAAATTGTTGTTGGAATCACAGGAGCAAGTGGTAGTATTTATGCCAAACGATTGATTGAAGAACTTGCATCAAAGGGTTACTTGGTTCATGTTATTGCGACGGATAAAGGAAAGCAAGTCTTTAAATATGAGCTCTCTTTAGATTTAAAGCAATGGATCCGAGAACTAAATCAACCAACTGTTAAGTTAGAAGATAATCAGAATTTATTTGCTGGAGTGGCAAGTGGTTCACATGGATTTGATGCTGTTATTGTGATGCCTTGTTCAATGGGGACTTTAGCAGAAATTAGCCATGGATTATCTAGAAATTTACTATGTCGTGCAGCAGATGTTGCACTAAAAGAAGGACGTAAATTAATTATTGTACCGAGAGAGACTCCGTTCAATACGATTCATCTTGAAAATATGTGTCATCTTTCAAAAGTAGGTGCTACTATTATTCCGGCGATGCCTGGATTTTACCACCATCCACAAACTTTAGAAGACTTAGTTAATTTCGTTGTAGGAAAGGTATTAAGCTATCTTAATATAAATCATAATTTATTTAAAAAATGGGAGGATACAAACTATGAAGATTAA
- a CDS encoding UbiA-like polyprenyltransferase, which yields MELIKKIGKKINDYGVLVMFSHTIFSLSFALISMLLAGNGKLNFRVIFWILVAFMSARTGANALNRVIDAEIDAKNPRTATRQLPQGLMNKKEILIFVVICFAIMVFAAWQLNTICFILSPIALFLMTIYSYTKRFTWMCHLVLGITSAAAPVGAWLAVTGKISLIPLAMGAANTLWVAGFDIIYGAQDYDFDTKNGIHSIPARFGVKNALHISSVFHVLAVIFLLMVGLLAPQLGIIYYGGLLINMVLFVIQHRLVKPDNLTNVKIASYSINQVISIVFLVTGLLDCLI from the coding sequence ATGGAATTGATTAAGAAAATAGGAAAAAAAATTAATGACTACGGAGTACTAGTCATGTTCTCACATACCATTTTCTCATTGTCATTTGCTTTAATTTCAATGTTACTTGCAGGAAATGGAAAGTTAAATTTTAGAGTTATCTTTTGGATTTTAGTTGCATTTATGTCAGCCCGAACAGGAGCGAATGCCTTAAATCGTGTCATTGATGCTGAAATTGATGCCAAAAATCCACGAACAGCAACACGTCAATTACCACAGGGATTAATGAATAAAAAAGAAATTTTAATTTTTGTTGTGATCTGTTTTGCTATTATGGTCTTTGCAGCATGGCAGTTAAATACCATTTGTTTTATCTTATCCCCAATCGCGTTATTCTTAATGACGATTTATTCATACACGAAACGTTTTACTTGGATGTGTCACTTAGTCCTTGGAATTACTTCGGCAGCAGCACCAGTTGGAGCATGGCTTGCCGTAACAGGAAAAATTTCATTAATTCCACTTGCGATGGGAGCTGCTAATACATTATGGGTAGCAGGGTTTGATATCATTTACGGTGCTCAAGATTATGATTTTGATACGAAAAATGGAATTCATTCCATTCCGGCTCGCTTTGGAGTGAAAAATGCCTTACATATTTCATCGGTATTTCATGTTTTAGCTGTCATTTTCTTACTTATGGTTGGCTTATTAGCTCCGCAATTGGGTATAATTTATTATGGCGGTTTATTAATAAATATGGTATTATTTGTAATTCAACACAGGTTAGTGAAGCCAGATAATTTAACAAATGTTAAAATCGCTTCTTATAGTATTAATCAAGTTATCAGTATTGTCTTTTTAGTGACAGGATTACTTGATTGTTTAATTTAG